CGTCGGAGAGATCCACTGGACGGAGGACTCCTTTCCTTCCTTCCAGGGCTTCGAACGGAACCATTCCTTTCCGTCCGCCGTCCGGATCACCACCTGATTTTTCTCCACCTCCGCCCGGAACCGGCCATCGGGCGACCAAGCGGAGGAGGTGGGGGATTCGGACTCCGGTGCGCTCATCGTCATGTTTCCGGACGGGGAGACGGCATCTTCCCTTTTCTCGGAGTTCATCATGAGGGTCCGATTGTCGACGGGTTGCTCGGGAGCTCCGTACCAGCCTTTCCAAAGGCCGACGAAGACGAACACAAGCACGGCCGCCGCCGCTCCTCCGCCGAACCACCACCCGAACCGGCGCCGCTTGATCCCTTCCCTTTGCCGGGACGCTCCCCCGCCGGGAAGCTGTCCCGATTCGATCAAGCGGTCCACCACGGAGTGGGGCGGTGTCACCCGGGGAAGCCGGGACAAGCCGTCAGACAAGCGTTTGAGCCTCTCCGCCTCGGCGGCGCATCCGCTGCAGGTGGACAGATGGCGCCGGAGCAACAACTTTTCTTCGGAAGTCAGATCGCCGTCCAACTCCCTCTGAATCCACTCCAACGCTTCTTCGCATCTCACGGGGCCACACCGCCTTCCTGATACTCGGACAACCACTCCTGCAGTTTTTTTCTCGCGCGGAACAGGTGAGACTTCACCGTGTTCAGCGGTATATCCATCGCCTCGGCGATTTCCTCGTAACTGAAATCGTGAACATACCGCAATACGACAGCCGTTTGTTGGGGAGGCGGAAGTTTCCGAAGCGCCTGCTGAAGATCCATCACCACGCCGGGACGTTCCACGGCGGTCCCCGCCTTGGGATCCGCCGGATTAATCCCCTCCGGATAAGGGATTTCCCGCTTTTTTCTGCGGAAGTGGTCGATGCAGATATTGGCAACGATCCGCTGTGCCCAGGTTTCAAAACGGGACTGCCCCTTGTAGGAGGAAAGACGGTTGTAAATGCGCAGCAGCGCCTCCTGGGTTGCGTCGAGGGCGTCGTGTTCGTTTCCCAACAGGTAATAGGCCGTACGGTACACCGCCGCCTCCACCTCCCGCAGCAACCGGATGCACGCTTCCCGGTCGCCGGCCTGCGCCCGTTTCACCCACTCCGCTTCGACCACTCCGATCCCTCCTGAACCTCAGACGTTTTCCGCCTGCCCAAAGTTGCAGTGCACACCCATTGGCAGTGATTTCATTGTACCACAAGACGGCGGCGACATGGCCGGAACCCGGCGCTTCGCCGGACACTTTTGATCGCGAAATTGACAAAATTTACTCCCGGTTATATACTTGACTGGCATGTCTCAATCTTCCAGTACGGGAGGGAACGCGATGAAAGTAACCCGCACAAATCCCGAAACCGTGGCGCCTCCCATCGGAACCTACACCCATCTCACCGTCGTCCCCCGGGGAGCCGATCTGCTCGTCCTTTCCGGCCAGGTGGGAAACGACGCCGTGGGAAACTTTCCGGACGATGTGGAATCTCAATTTGAAAACGCCTTGGACAATGTGCGGCGCATCTTGGAAAGCGAGGGCGTCACCGCCGACAATATCATCAAGCTCAATATCTGGCTGACCGAACCCATCGATTGGAGCCGCTTCAAGGAGATTTTCGGCCGGTTCCACGGGGGAACGCCCCCGGCGATGACCCTGGGCTTCGTCTCCTCCTTGGCCCTTCCCCACCTCAAGGTGGAAGTGGAGGCATGGGCGGCAAGATGGGAATCCGCCGAAAAAGAGGATGAAAGCTGACAGAGGCGATGTCCGTGTCCTATGAAAGCATACTCATCCGTTTTCGGAAGATGAACGATTTTGTGCAGTCCTTGAAAGGGATCCCGGAAAGATGGTGGCT
The Planifilum fimeticola DNA segment above includes these coding regions:
- a CDS encoding anti-sigma factor family protein, with the protein product MRCEEALEWIQRELDGDLTSEEKLLLRRHLSTCSGCAAEAERLKRLSDGLSRLPRVTPPHSVVDRLIESGQLPGGGASRQREGIKRRRFGWWFGGGAAAAVLVFVFVGLWKGWYGAPEQPVDNRTLMMNSEKREDAVSPSGNMTMSAPESESPTSSAWSPDGRFRAEVEKNQVVIRTADGKEWFRSKPWKEGKESSVQWISPTSLQVEIAPPEEGEEMETEEKETEEKAEEENREVRIIDVEAKRELEKDRSRGDGG
- a CDS encoding RNA polymerase sigma factor, which encodes MVEAEWVKRAQAGDREACIRLLREVEAAVYRTAYYLLGNEHDALDATQEALLRIYNRLSSYKGQSRFETWAQRIVANICIDHFRRKKREIPYPEGINPADPKAGTAVERPGVVMDLQQALRKLPPPQQTAVVLRYVHDFSYEEIAEAMDIPLNTVKSHLFRARKKLQEWLSEYQEGGVAP
- a CDS encoding RidA family protein; the protein is MKVTRTNPETVAPPIGTYTHLTVVPRGADLLVLSGQVGNDAVGNFPDDVESQFENALDNVRRILESEGVTADNIIKLNIWLTEPIDWSRFKEIFGRFHGGTPPAMTLGFVSSLALPHLKVEVEAWAARWESAEKEDES